In Paracoccus jeotgali, the following are encoded in one genomic region:
- a CDS encoding glycosyltransferase family 4 protein yields the protein MADGVMFIDSFAPRAYDSLSDMEGLGGTESTIMHIALGLAPDLRVAIAQSQRETAETRDGVAFLPFPTDTTGFDTLIVINSWKLAVKLRKERPDARIAVWLHVFPGKHNRELGNALHQADVTVIPVSHSHGDWLRAFCPDQAPRIHPIYNPIPDDLAPDDTPRDPNLLLFASAPHKGLDQVIARFGKLLDRFPDLRLEIADPGYMEWPVPHEVEQGLVWLGTLRQDELFRHYRRALCLFMPQTTFAETFGLVIAEANAVGCPALLQTGLGANDEVACPGSALIDVTDIDAIATALAGWRDKPPECGANPAFRLSAVLDAWRDWLQQPDARRG from the coding sequence ATGGCTGACGGCGTCATGTTCATCGACAGCTTCGCGCCCCGCGCCTATGACAGCCTGTCCGATATGGAAGGCTTGGGCGGCACGGAATCGACGATCATGCACATCGCGCTTGGCCTCGCGCCCGATCTGCGCGTCGCCATTGCCCAGTCGCAGCGCGAGACGGCCGAAACCCGCGACGGCGTCGCGTTCCTGCCCTTTCCCACCGACACCACCGGATTTGACACGCTGATCGTGATCAATTCGTGGAAGCTCGCCGTCAAGCTGCGCAAGGAACGCCCCGACGCGCGGATCGCGGTCTGGCTGCATGTCTTTCCCGGCAAGCATAATCGAGAGCTTGGCAACGCCCTGCATCAGGCCGATGTCACCGTCATTCCCGTCTCGCACAGCCATGGCGACTGGCTGCGCGCCTTCTGCCCCGATCAGGCGCCGCGCATCCACCCCATCTACAACCCGATCCCCGACGATCTGGCCCCGGACGACACACCGCGCGACCCGAACCTGCTGCTGTTCGCCAGCGCGCCGCATAAGGGGCTGGATCAGGTGATCGCGCGGTTCGGCAAGCTGCTCGACCGCTTTCCCGATCTGCGGCTGGAAATCGCGGACCCCGGCTATATGGAATGGCCGGTCCCGCACGAGGTCGAACAGGGGCTGGTCTGGCTGGGCACGCTGCGTCAGGACGAGCTGTTCCGCCATTATCGCCGCGCGTTGTGCCTGTTCATGCCGCAGACGACCTTCGCCGAGACCTTCGGCCTTGTCATTGCCGAGGCGAACGCCGTGGGCTGCCCCGCCCTGCTGCAGACCGGTCTGGGCGCGAATGACGAGGTCGCCTGCCCCGGCTCGGCGCTGATCGACGTCACCGATATCGACGCCATCGCGACGGCGCTAGCGGGCTGGCGCGACAAGCCGCCCGAGTGCGGGGCGAACCCGGCCTTCCGCCTCTCGGCGGTGCTGGACGCGTGGCGGGATTGGCTCCAGCAGCCGGATGCGAGGCGGGGCTAA
- a CDS encoding glycosyltransferase family 2 protein, which translates to MTLPVAVVIPSYNRQHLLPQAIRAALSQSHIDKVVIVVDDGSQDDTHAAVAQFRDDPRFCLVRLARNMGTARAKNVGIMLAGQRAVTFHDSDDLPHRDKVLRQARVMAQPNIGADPCLNWPLAHHQPGDRLQIGLVLTHHELLMPDGRRFEIRRDLSLVDDVFPNLQMGSTVPGEWTHVNSGLFHPQLFQRLGGFSDCIEEDRELRNRIILSGEVVWTIPDLLLTKIETEGALTQDSSTDYQSERRKQDRQRVWQQVEDWLQTRQVQPCPVDLPEGAIAEITNPACLALSPALATDATRDGITAALRSSQGQRHG; encoded by the coding sequence ATGACCCTGCCCGTCGCTGTCGTCATTCCCAGCTATAACCGGCAGCATCTGTTGCCGCAGGCGATCCGGGCGGCGCTGAGCCAGAGCCATATCGACAAGGTGGTGATCGTCGTCGATGACGGCTCGCAGGACGACACCCACGCGGCGGTGGCCCAGTTTCGCGACGACCCGCGCTTTTGTCTGGTCCGGCTGGCGCGGAACATGGGCACGGCGCGCGCCAAGAATGTCGGCATCATGCTGGCGGGGCAGCGCGCGGTGACCTTTCACGACTCCGACGATTTGCCGCATCGCGACAAGGTGCTGCGGCAGGCCCGGGTCATGGCGCAGCCGAATATCGGCGCCGATCCCTGCCTGAACTGGCCGCTGGCCCATCACCAGCCCGGCGACCGGCTGCAGATCGGGCTGGTGCTGACGCATCACGAATTGCTGATGCCCGACGGGCGGCGGTTCGAGATCCGTCGCGACCTGTCGCTGGTCGATGACGTCTTCCCGAACCTGCAGATGGGCAGCACGGTGCCGGGCGAGTGGACGCATGTGAACTCGGGCCTGTTTCACCCGCAACTGTTCCAGCGGCTCGGCGGTTTTTCCGACTGCATCGAAGAGGATCGCGAGCTGCGCAACCGCATCATCCTGTCGGGCGAGGTGGTCTGGACCATCCCCGACCTTCTGCTGACCAAGATCGAGACCGAGGGCGCGCTGACCCAGGACAGCAGCACCGATTACCAAAGCGAGCGCCGCAAGCAGGACCGCCAGCGCGTCTGGCAGCAGGTCGAGGACTGGTTGCAGACCCGGCAGGTCCAGCCCTGCCCCGTCGACCTGCCCGAGGGCGCAATTGCCGAGATCACCAATCCGGCCTGCCTCGCCCTCTCGCCCGCACTTGCCACCGACGCCACCCGCGACGGCATCACGGCGGCCCTACGGTCGTCGCAGGGCCAGCGCCATGGCTGA
- a CDS encoding glycosyltransferase family 2 protein, translating into MDFPHPVDGNETAAGPPAWLVPALWVLLLALLVAVVGLPVLAVVLAVAVLTVQLAMAAMPAIGLRLREAAAASAPCPGRKVFLSVHVPTHNEPPEMVIATLQALARQKSAPPHEIIVLDNNTADPQVWQPLRDWCQRHGAPFRFFHAENVRGAKAGALNIALAKADPRSTHVVVVDADYRVTPDFLRTVDTALRVCDADFLQFPQAFAAVDPVDLGLAKELVDYFRRHARLADGGGTMLLTGTLSVISVPALRAVNGWSAQTATEDAEMGVRLLRAGFRGRYVDRIVGRGLMAFDLTSLKKQRSRWTKGNVRMLILTLQSELRQRRLDNRQLFLIAMQLTAWANLMLPALLLAALAPLIWVWGAERAAIWVLALSMATIVVAMLTDLAPMLARARRQRWHPLTTRTALATRLSLQPTTAWSTIDALLHRSQSFAKTPKTIAAGNGVAGRSTLMLLLLAVATAALLVLMGGGAMTLGLSLLLALMLGWCLVQDVSHRALQRYARSITQEVRP; encoded by the coding sequence ATGGATTTTCCGCATCCGGTGGACGGCAACGAGACCGCCGCAGGCCCGCCCGCCTGGCTGGTCCCGGCGCTGTGGGTGCTGCTGCTGGCGCTGCTGGTGGCCGTCGTCGGGCTGCCGGTGCTGGCGGTGGTTCTGGCCGTTGCGGTGCTGACCGTGCAGCTTGCCATGGCGGCGATGCCCGCCATCGGCTTGCGCCTGCGCGAGGCCGCGGCCGCCAGCGCCCCCTGCCCCGGCCGCAAGGTGTTTCTGTCGGTCCATGTGCCCACCCATAACGAGCCGCCCGAAATGGTGATCGCGACGCTTCAGGCCCTCGCCCGCCAGAAATCCGCGCCCCCGCATGAGATCATCGTCCTGGACAACAACACCGCCGACCCGCAGGTCTGGCAGCCGCTGCGCGACTGGTGTCAGCGGCACGGCGCGCCCTTCCGCTTTTTCCATGCCGAGAATGTGCGCGGGGCCAAGGCCGGGGCGCTGAACATCGCGTTGGCCAAGGCCGATCCGCGCAGCACCCATGTCGTCGTGGTCGATGCCGATTACCGCGTCACACCCGATTTCCTGCGCACCGTCGATACCGCGCTGCGCGTCTGCGATGCCGATTTCCTGCAATTCCCGCAAGCCTTCGCCGCCGTCGATCCGGTCGATCTCGGTCTGGCCAAGGAACTGGTCGATTACTTCCGCCGCCATGCAAGGCTGGCCGATGGCGGCGGCACGATGCTGCTGACCGGCACGCTCAGCGTGATCTCGGTCCCCGCCCTGCGCGCCGTGAACGGGTGGAGCGCGCAGACCGCGACCGAGGACGCCGAGATGGGCGTCCGCCTGCTGCGCGCCGGGTTTCGCGGGCGCTATGTCGACCGGATCGTCGGGCGCGGGCTGATGGCGTTCGACCTGACCTCGCTGAAAAAGCAGCGCTCGCGCTGGACCAAGGGCAATGTCCGCATGCTGATCCTGACCCTGCAAAGCGAGCTGCGCCAGCGCCGGCTGGACAATCGCCAGCTGTTCCTGATCGCCATGCAGCTGACCGCCTGGGCGAACCTGATGCTGCCCGCCTTGCTGCTGGCCGCCCTTGCGCCGCTGATCTGGGTCTGGGGGGCGGAACGCGCCGCGATCTGGGTGCTGGCGCTGTCCATGGCGACCATCGTGGTGGCCATGCTGACCGATCTGGCGCCGATGCTGGCCCGCGCCCGCCGCCAGCGCTGGCATCCGCTGACCACGCGGACGGCCCTCGCCACGCGGCTGTCGCTGCAACCGACCACCGCCTGGTCGACCATCGACGCGCTGCTGCACCGCAGCCAGAGCTTTGCCAAGACCCCCAAGACAATCGCGGCGGGTAACGGCGTCGCCGGACGCTCGACCCTGATGCTGCTGCTGCTAGCGGTGGCGACGGCCGCGCTGCTGGTGCTGATGGGCGGCGGTGCCATGACGCTGGGGCTGTCGCTGCTGCTGGCGCTGATGCTGGGCTGGTGCCTCGTGCAGGATGTCAGCCACCGCGCCCTGCAACGCTATGCCAGATCCATCACCCAAGAGGTTCGCCCATGA